Genomic segment of Nostoc sp. TCL240-02:
TCGCGGATCTACATAAGAATTTAAAATATCAATTAAAATGCTGGCACTCACAACGATCGCACCAAAAAATACTAGCACTCCCTGGACTGTGGGATAATCGCGATCTGCGATCGCTTGATAGAGTCGATTAGCTAACCCAGGCCAAGAAAATGTCACTTCTGTCAAAATCGCCCCACCTAACAGAGAGGCAAAAGTTAATCCCAACACTGTAATTACTGGGATTAAAGCATTCTTTAAGGCATGGGAGGCTAAAATCTTATTTTCACCAATACCTCTGGCTCTAGCGGCTTCTACATAATCTGCTTGCAAGGTTTGCTTTAAATTCACTCGCACAATTCGCTCAAAAATCCCACTCAGCAAAATTCCCAAAGTGAGACTCGGTAAGGCAAGATGGTGCAAAGATGTGAAAAACTGACTGAGATTTCCACCGAGTAAGCTATCAATTGTATACAACCCAGTCACAGGAGTGGGAGCCGGAAGATTAGGCGGAAAGCGGTTGGAATTGGGAAACCAACCAAGTTGGACTGAGAAAATCAACTGCAAAAGCATTCCCGCCCAAAACATGGGGAGTGCGTAGGTGATAATCCCAAACAAGCGCCCACCAACATCAAAATATGTCCCAGGACGAGAAGCTGAAAGAGTCCCAACCGCAATTCCGACGATGAGTGCAACCGCCATACTACATACTGCTAACTCCACCGTCGCCGGGAAATATTGCCCAATTATGTCCCAAACATTCTGTCCGCGACTCATTAAAGATGTTCCCAAGTCAA
This window contains:
- a CDS encoding ABC transporter permease, with amino-acid sequence MSRSKALQYYIVSRLLLAPLQLLTIITIVFLLLRATPGDPADAILGGRAPEAAKEELRKQLGLNFPLWLQYLNYLGSILRFDLGTSLMSRGQNVWDIIGQYFPATVELAVCSMAVALIVGIAVGTLSASRPGTYFDVGGRLFGIITYALPMFWAGMLLQLIFSVQLGWFPNSNRFPPNLPAPTPVTGLYTIDSLLGGNLSQFFTSLHHLALPSLTLGILLSGIFERIVRVNLKQTLQADYVEAARARGIGENKILASHALKNALIPVITVLGLTFASLLGGAILTEVTFSWPGLANRLYQAIADRDYPTVQGVLVFFGAIVVSASILIDILNSYVDPRIRY